One segment of Pseudanabaena sp. FACHB-2040 DNA contains the following:
- a CDS encoding endo-1,4-beta-xylanase, whose amino-acid sequence MKRRQFLAGSAGGLALTQLHPASAFWPSADLTLRAWLPEGQPLPVEQLRQLYFLDLQDEPLPNPPRAVAPGHLKSQAPTHWPVAIALRMPVSGFGQVALYADNRGQGFLPSDFPLSLNEVFARDRIHRVQTALTQWRQAGYTFAARIEARLAKAGQLLEQAAATDSLPAQVHLWNDSLVESLWAGEESAIARAQQRIQQRPPRQDFLFGCNFFGHPHQGDVYDQRFRQIFNFATVPFYWQGFEPVQGDPQYAPIDRQVAWLRQAGIIPKGHPLVWFHDVSVPDWLRDLPYPEVKGLVQRRVRQITQRYGSQIPYYDVINEAHDVPWANALNFSDDQFLDLTQAACEAAQQGYSQVNRIVNSCCLWAQNVAYNGPPQRSPYRYLRACLDAGIEFETIGLQLYYPDQDMFEIDRLLDRFAGLGKPLHITEMATSSNSGVDEQSQLQEARGLWHAPWSESVQADWVEQIYTLGYSKPEVQAITWWDFSDLGVFWPFGGLLDRDLQPKAAFERLRHLLQSWQVPHVL is encoded by the coding sequence ATGAAACGTCGTCAGTTTTTAGCGGGGTCTGCCGGTGGTTTGGCCCTTACCCAACTGCACCCAGCCTCAGCTTTCTGGCCAAGTGCAGACCTAACGCTGCGGGCCTGGCTGCCAGAGGGGCAGCCCCTCCCCGTTGAGCAGCTGCGGCAGCTCTATTTTCTGGATTTACAGGATGAACCCCTGCCTAATCCGCCTCGCGCAGTGGCCCCAGGGCACCTGAAATCTCAGGCTCCGACTCATTGGCCTGTTGCGATCGCACTGCGGATGCCGGTATCGGGCTTTGGTCAGGTCGCTCTCTATGCCGATAACCGGGGGCAGGGATTTTTGCCCAGCGATTTTCCACTCAGCCTGAATGAGGTCTTTGCTCGCGATCGCATTCACCGAGTTCAAACCGCCCTGACTCAGTGGCGGCAGGCAGGCTACACCTTTGCGGCCAGAATTGAGGCGCGATTAGCCAAAGCTGGCCAGCTACTGGAGCAGGCCGCCGCTACTGACAGCCTTCCTGCCCAGGTGCACCTGTGGAACGACTCTCTGGTAGAAAGCCTGTGGGCCGGGGAGGAAAGTGCGATCGCTCGGGCCCAACAGCGTATCCAGCAGCGCCCGCCACGCCAGGATTTTTTGTTTGGCTGCAATTTCTTTGGCCACCCTCATCAAGGCGACGTTTACGACCAACGCTTTCGCCAAATCTTCAACTTTGCTACAGTGCCTTTTTACTGGCAGGGCTTCGAGCCCGTCCAGGGTGACCCCCAATATGCCCCTATAGATCGCCAGGTAGCATGGCTGCGGCAGGCAGGTATCATACCCAAAGGGCATCCGCTGGTATGGTTCCACGACGTCAGCGTACCCGACTGGCTGCGGGACTTACCCTACCCCGAGGTAAAAGGCTTAGTGCAGCGTCGGGTACGCCAAATTACTCAGCGCTATGGCAGCCAGATTCCCTACTACGATGTCATCAATGAGGCCCATGACGTCCCCTGGGCCAACGCACTAAACTTCTCTGATGACCAGTTCCTAGATCTCACTCAAGCAGCCTGTGAAGCCGCCCAGCAGGGGTACTCGCAGGTCAACCGCATCGTCAATAGCTGCTGCCTCTGGGCCCAAAATGTAGCCTACAACGGCCCGCCCCAGCGCAGCCCCTACCGCTACCTACGGGCCTGCCTAGACGCCGGAATCGAGTTTGAAACCATTGGCCTGCAGCTGTATTACCCCGACCAGGACATGTTTGAAATCGATCGATTGCTAGATCGCTTTGCTGGTCTAGGCAAGCCGCTGCACATCACAGAAATGGCGACTTCTTCAAATTCGGGAGTCGATGAACAGTCACAGCTGCAGGAAGCTAGGGGCCTTTGGCATGCACCCTGGAGCGAGTCGGTGCAGGCAGATTGGGTTGAGCAAATCTACACCTTGGGCTACAGCAAACCTGAGGTGCAGGCCATTACCTGGTGGGATTTTTCTGATTTGGGTGTGTTTTGGCCCTTTGGGGGGCTGCTAGATCGAGACTTGCAGCCCAAAGCAGCTTTTGAGCGGCTACGGCACCTGCTGCAAAGCTGGCAAGTCCCCCACGTTCTGTAA
- a CDS encoding peptidoglycan-binding domain-containing protein, producing MALSVVKRMDCAEVSEGVDRVMRRRFWRSGAGVVAGLLSVASAGGMVGARSQSAPATAHPALLSLNQSAPPLQQSTPAEEPLLRPGSDGPTVEKLQQHLERLGHYAGPIDGRYGTRTAEAVRDFQSQHGQVADGVVGADTWRTLSITLNAEAQIVPIQLPAVTPPAFTLLQVASPQPPPSRLWLLLMPMVPLAGGGLTYLTRRISSKDPFAPSEPPPPPNPSP from the coding sequence ATGGCCCTTAGTGTTGTTAAGAGGATGGACTGTGCAGAGGTCAGCGAAGGAGTTGATCGGGTTATGAGGCGTCGCTTTTGGAGAAGCGGAGCAGGCGTGGTGGCTGGGCTGTTGAGCGTTGCTTCGGCTGGCGGCATGGTTGGAGCGCGATCGCAATCGGCTCCCGCTACAGCTCACCCGGCTTTGCTCTCGCTCAACCAATCGGCTCCTCCACTGCAGCAAAGCACTCCAGCAGAAGAGCCGCTGCTGCGGCCTGGCAGCGATGGGCCAACCGTAGAGAAGCTACAGCAGCATCTAGAGCGTCTGGGACACTACGCTGGCCCGATTGATGGGCGGTATGGGACGAGGACAGCTGAAGCTGTGCGGGATTTTCAAAGCCAGCACGGTCAGGTAGCCGACGGAGTCGTGGGCGCAGACACCTGGCGGACCTTGTCCATCACCCTCAATGCGGAGGCCCAAATCGTTCCGATTCAACTGCCGGCAGTCACCCCTCCAGCCTTCACGCTGCTGCAGGTTGCTTCTCCCCAGCCACCGCCCTCCCGGCTCTGGCTGCTGTTGATGCCGATGGTGCCTCTGGCTGGCGGCGGGCTGACCTATCTGACGCGCCGAATCAGCTCTAAAGATCCCTTTGCTCCGTCTGAGCCGCCCCCTCCACCCAACCCGTCTCCATGA
- a CDS encoding ATP-dependent Zn protease — protein sequence MRDSTLNLIAISVFSFTMLSLLGPMLSLSPAVPAVAAAGLLGLATLDQLGLEGRMGNIVVDWAAWTSAEHRQRVLRHEAGHFLVASLLEIPVVGYTLNTWEAWKQGLPGQGGVVFDTAALEQTFAQGQIPATMVDRYCRVWMAGIAAEQITYGDAQGGFDDRQKFAQLWQQMDRPAAEAQLKQRWAVLQAKTLLQANQAAFEQLVEAMDQRQPVAVCQQIIQQHGTRAEAA from the coding sequence ATGCGCGACTCTACCCTCAACCTGATTGCCATCTCTGTTTTTAGCTTCACGATGCTCAGCCTGCTGGGGCCGATGCTCAGCCTGTCTCCGGCCGTTCCGGCAGTGGCGGCAGCGGGTCTGCTGGGGCTGGCAACACTAGATCAGCTGGGGCTAGAGGGGCGCATGGGCAATATTGTGGTGGACTGGGCTGCCTGGACTTCCGCTGAGCATCGTCAGCGGGTGCTCCGCCACGAAGCAGGTCACTTCCTGGTCGCCAGCCTGCTAGAAATCCCCGTGGTAGGCTACACCCTCAACACCTGGGAAGCTTGGAAACAGGGGTTGCCGGGGCAGGGCGGCGTGGTCTTTGATACAGCAGCGCTAGAGCAGACCTTTGCCCAAGGCCAGATCCCAGCGACGATGGTAGATCGCTATTGCCGAGTGTGGATGGCGGGCATTGCGGCGGAGCAAATTACCTACGGCGATGCACAAGGTGGCTTCGATGACCGGCAAAAGTTTGCTCAGCTCTGGCAGCAGATGGATCGGCCTGCTGCCGAAGCTCAGCTCAAGCAGCGTTGGGCAGTGCTACAGGCCAAGACTCTGCTGCAGGCCAATCAGGCGGCGTTTGAGCAGCTAGTTGAAGCGATGGATCAGCGGCAGCCGGTAGCGGTTTGCCAGCAGATTATTCAACAACATGGGACTAGAGCAGAGGCAGCTTAG
- a CDS encoding AEC family transporter, with protein sequence MPTLLVLVRLYIPLVATVLLGVGVSALLALPVVQRVGGGLAARAPVALGQFLFWVGVPLGIISFLHRANLSEGVFLAPVVAWSAMLLCLGCGSLWLKPYRKRWSRPSQGSFSLASMLGNTGSIGYPVVLLLPQLGPDYFGWALLYDALGTLPGAYGFGVVLASRYGDRPLPRAEAAARWLTPVLQVVGNPNIIAFFVAIALRPVPFPPLLDQGLYGFAWLGVMLSLVLMGMRLQQITSWRALQPATIAVSIKMLLIPLVIGIALTLIGLDGPSRLVLVVQAGMPCAFANLILAEAYSLDRQLTVTCVGLSSGLLLLTLPLWLWGFAP encoded by the coding sequence GTGCCTACTCTGTTAGTTTTAGTTCGGCTCTATATCCCTTTGGTGGCAACAGTGCTGCTGGGGGTGGGTGTCAGTGCACTGCTGGCGCTGCCTGTCGTGCAGCGGGTTGGAGGGGGGCTAGCGGCGAGAGCGCCTGTGGCCCTGGGCCAATTTTTGTTTTGGGTAGGTGTGCCGCTGGGCATCATCAGCTTTCTGCACCGGGCAAATCTGTCGGAGGGGGTTTTTCTGGCCCCAGTGGTGGCCTGGAGCGCTATGCTGCTGTGCCTGGGTTGCGGCTCACTGTGGCTCAAGCCTTACCGCAAACGCTGGTCTCGCCCCAGCCAGGGCAGTTTCTCTCTGGCCTCCATGTTGGGCAATACAGGCTCTATTGGCTACCCGGTCGTGCTGCTGCTGCCTCAGCTCGGCCCCGACTATTTTGGCTGGGCACTGCTGTACGATGCTCTGGGCACACTGCCGGGAGCCTACGGGTTTGGGGTGGTTTTGGCCTCTCGCTATGGCGATCGTCCGCTGCCTCGGGCTGAGGCTGCGGCCCGCTGGCTCACCCCAGTACTGCAAGTGGTTGGCAACCCCAATATCATTGCCTTTTTCGTTGCCATTGCGCTGCGCCCAGTACCCTTTCCGCCGCTGCTCGATCAGGGACTGTACGGATTCGCCTGGTTGGGAGTAATGCTGTCGCTGGTGCTGATGGGCATGCGGCTGCAGCAGATCACGTCTTGGCGAGCTTTGCAGCCTGCGACCATCGCTGTCAGCATCAAAATGCTGCTGATCCCGCTGGTCATTGGCATAGCCCTAACGCTAATTGGCTTGGATGGCCCGTCTCGCCTGGTGCTAGTGGTGCAGGCGGGTATGCCCTGTGCCTTTGCCAACCTAATTTTGGCCGAGGCTTACAGCCTAGATCGGCAGCTGACTGTAACCTGTGTCGGCCTTAGCTCAGGATTGCTGCTGCTGACGTTGCCTCTCTGGCTGTGGGGCTTTGCCCCTTAA
- the corA gene encoding magnesium/cobalt transporter CorA: MSSSAPWLVQAEEQSYVGYAYDEPGSLPGTLRIKADAAPPTIVLIDYNEAEAIRVTLETPEECADYLDTESVSWIDLQGFGSEDVLQRLGQVFQLHPVVLEDVVNVPQRPKTENYEDQLLIVLHMAVALPDQSRYVREQVSLVLGPNYLLTVQEEPDYDPFEPIRDRIRYKKGTIRQRGADYLAYALIDAVVDGLFPVLELFGERIEFLEDEVIRQPNAQTLAKIHQIKRELLALRRSIWPQRDAIAALLRDDCPLIRPEVRVYLKDCYDHTVQILDMVETYRELASSLMDVYLSSASNKMNEVMKTLTVISTIFIPLTFIAGIYGMNFNPDASPFNMPELNWYWGYPLAWGLMIAIALGLIYFFKRRGWFEDFSTVANKP, from the coding sequence ATGTCTAGCAGCGCACCCTGGTTGGTTCAGGCTGAGGAGCAGAGCTATGTGGGTTATGCCTACGACGAACCGGGCAGCCTACCTGGAACTTTAAGGATTAAGGCAGACGCGGCACCACCAACGATTGTGCTGATTGACTACAACGAGGCTGAAGCAATTCGGGTCACGCTAGAAACTCCTGAAGAATGCGCTGATTACCTGGATACAGAGTCGGTTTCCTGGATTGATTTGCAGGGGTTCGGCAGTGAGGATGTCTTGCAACGGTTGGGGCAAGTGTTCCAGCTACACCCAGTAGTGCTGGAGGATGTAGTCAATGTGCCGCAGCGACCCAAAACCGAGAACTACGAGGACCAGCTGCTGATTGTGCTGCACATGGCGGTGGCGCTGCCCGATCAGTCTCGCTACGTCAGGGAGCAGGTGAGCCTGGTGCTGGGGCCGAACTACCTGCTGACGGTGCAGGAGGAGCCGGACTACGATCCGTTTGAGCCGATTCGCGATCGCATTCGCTACAAAAAGGGCACCATTCGCCAGCGGGGGGCTGACTACCTGGCTTATGCCCTGATTGATGCTGTTGTCGATGGCCTCTTTCCGGTTCTAGAACTCTTTGGCGAGCGAATTGAGTTTCTAGAAGATGAGGTGATTCGCCAGCCCAACGCTCAAACTCTAGCCAAGATCCATCAAATCAAGCGGGAACTGCTGGCCCTGCGCCGATCAATCTGGCCCCAGCGCGATGCGATCGCAGCCCTGCTGCGCGACGACTGCCCCCTGATCAGACCAGAGGTGAGAGTTTACCTAAAAGACTGCTACGACCACACGGTGCAAATTCTCGACATGGTTGAAACGTACCGAGAGCTGGCCTCTAGCCTCATGGATGTGTACCTATCCTCAGCCAGCAACAAGATGAATGAGGTGATGAAGACCCTCACCGTTATTTCCACTATCTTTATCCCACTGACCTTTATTGCTGGGATCTACGGCATGAACTTCAACCCCGACGCTTCGCCCTTTAACATGCCGGAGCTGAACTGGTACTGGGGCTACCCGCTGGCTTGGGGTCTGATGATTGCGATCGCGCTGGGGCTGATTTATTTCTTCAAGCGGCGGGGCTGGTTTGAGGACTTTTCTACTGTGGCAAACAAGCCATGA
- a CDS encoding diguanylate cyclase, whose translation MNSSVLIVGEDDFPSRVISRVRGLAALTLRTVASAQEAEDLIQADPSELMILQASRAETWELCRRLKQQRTLNSIYCLLVDDRSCPADQAEESLLGRYTSLMTTALETGADAYVWLGEDNPDQAELGFADHQSRLFQAQLRLGLRRIQSYRELSRANDLLSAIALSDPLTQLSNRRAFDWELPRQIQAAREQGAALSLLILDIDHFKSVNDQYGHLIGDQVLQLVAERLSHNMRFYETPFRYGGEEFVVILNSTSADAALMIGDRLCRLIGDHPFAVSETLDLSITISVGVSCLTSDDDERGVSLLDRADQNLLKAKLEGRNRVVQS comes from the coding sequence ATGAATTCCTCGGTTTTAATCGTTGGGGAGGATGACTTCCCGTCTCGCGTCATCAGCCGAGTCAGGGGGCTTGCCGCTCTCACACTCCGCACAGTCGCATCGGCTCAAGAAGCAGAAGACCTAATTCAGGCCGACCCTTCAGAACTCATGATTCTCCAGGCCAGCCGTGCTGAAACCTGGGAACTGTGCCGTCGCCTGAAGCAGCAGCGCACTCTAAACAGCATTTATTGCCTTTTAGTAGACGATCGCTCTTGTCCTGCTGACCAAGCAGAAGAATCTCTGCTAGGGCGCTATACCAGTTTGATGACCACAGCGCTAGAAACGGGGGCCGACGCCTACGTGTGGTTGGGAGAAGACAACCCAGATCAGGCTGAGCTGGGCTTTGCTGACCATCAGAGCCGCCTGTTTCAGGCTCAGCTCAGGCTGGGGCTGCGGCGCATTCAGTCTTACCGAGAGCTGTCGCGAGCCAATGATTTGCTCTCTGCGATCGCACTTTCCGATCCCCTCACTCAACTGAGCAACCGCCGCGCCTTTGACTGGGAACTGCCCCGCCAAATTCAGGCAGCTCGGGAGCAAGGAGCAGCGCTCAGTCTGCTGATTTTAGACATCGACCACTTCAAGTCGGTCAATGACCAATACGGCCACCTGATCGGAGATCAGGTACTGCAGCTCGTAGCCGAACGACTCAGCCACAATATGCGATTTTACGAAACCCCCTTTCGCTATGGCGGTGAGGAGTTTGTAGTCATCCTCAACAGCACCAGCGCCGACGCAGCCCTGATGATTGGCGACCGGCTCTGTCGGCTGATCGGCGACCATCCCTTTGCCGTTAGCGAAACCTTGGATCTTTCGATCACGATTAGCGTTGGCGTTTCCTGCCTCACCTCAGACGACGACGAACGCGGCGTCAGCCTGCTCGATCGCGCCGACCAAAACCTGCTCAAGGCCAAGCTAGAAGGCCGCAACCGAGTTGTGCAGAGCTAA
- a CDS encoding M15 family metallopeptidase produces MTPGTGHNNHGQTHNPTGRQHVKLGKRLQRVSDLEHDQVGKEEMDQAKDGSLPPIDDVPEARRELVESDQRPAKSGRTWLWLGGGLGAIALLSGGLLLASVRQAGLSEPEPIRGITTPPEPTATAADSSTPDAAAAAPLVPIQKVLLGHRAYEDAPANDLVALTADGQIRLRQAAADKFQDMAAAAAAEGVILVPLSGFRSQEDQSRLFFEIKADRGETASTRAEVSAPPGYSEHHTGYALDIGDGRRPATDVEPSFEQTEAYRWLQQNAAYYGFELSFDRNNPQGVAFEPWHWRFVGDRESLETFYQTDTGETEEEGATPRTADNE; encoded by the coding sequence ATGACTCCAGGGACAGGCCATAATAATCACGGGCAGACGCATAACCCGACGGGCAGACAGCACGTTAAGCTGGGTAAGCGCCTGCAGCGAGTGTCAGATCTGGAGCATGACCAGGTGGGAAAAGAAGAAATGGATCAGGCAAAGGATGGCTCTCTGCCGCCGATTGACGATGTTCCCGAAGCTCGACGGGAGTTGGTCGAATCTGACCAAAGACCGGCGAAAAGCGGTCGAACCTGGCTTTGGTTGGGGGGAGGATTGGGTGCGATCGCACTTCTGAGCGGTGGACTGCTGCTGGCTTCGGTGCGCCAAGCAGGTCTATCGGAGCCAGAACCAATTCGTGGCATTACTACCCCTCCTGAACCTACGGCGACTGCAGCAGACTCGTCTACTCCAGATGCCGCTGCGGCAGCCCCCTTGGTGCCGATCCAAAAGGTGCTGCTGGGCCATCGAGCCTACGAGGATGCCCCTGCTAACGACCTAGTCGCGCTCACGGCCGATGGTCAGATTCGGCTGCGGCAGGCAGCCGCCGATAAGTTTCAAGATATGGCAGCGGCAGCGGCAGCCGAGGGCGTCATTTTGGTGCCGCTATCCGGTTTTCGCTCTCAGGAAGACCAGTCTCGCTTGTTTTTTGAGATCAAGGCTGACCGAGGTGAGACAGCCAGCACCCGAGCCGAGGTTAGTGCTCCACCTGGCTACAGTGAGCACCATACCGGCTATGCCTTGGATATTGGAGATGGCAGAAGGCCGGCGACTGATGTAGAGCCATCCTTTGAGCAAACCGAAGCCTATCGTTGGCTGCAGCAAAATGCTGCCTACTATGGCTTTGAGCTCTCCTTTGACCGCAACAACCCTCAGGGTGTCGCCTTTGAGCCTTGGCACTGGCGATTTGTCGGCGATCGCGAAAGCCTGGAGACGTTTTATCAGACCGATACTGGTGAAACCGAGGAGGAAGGCGCAACTCCCAGAACAGCAGATAATGAATAG
- the alaS gene encoding alanine--tRNA ligase: protein MSKPQSQPQTATSGAAIRQTFLEFYAARGHQILPSASLVPEDPTVLLTIAGMLPFKPIFLGQRQAEVPRATTSQKCIRTNDIENVGRTARHHTFFEMLGNFSFGDYFKEKAIAWAWELSTQVFRLPPEQLVVSVFREDDEAFAIWRDQIGIPAHRIQRMDEADNFWTSGPTGPCGPCSEIYYDFHPELGDDSIDLEDDTRFIEFYNLVFMQYNRDAEGTLTPLQNQNIDTGLGLERMAQILQKVPNNYETDLIFPIIETAAKLAGITYADCDERTQVSLKVIGDHVRAVVHMIADNITASNVGRGYVLRRLIRRVVRHGRLIGIEGAFVSQVAETAMQLSEAVYPNVRQREANIKAELDREEARFLETLERGEKLLAEVLQRESQSAAKQISGADAFVLYDTYGFPLELTQEIAEEQGLSVDLSGFEAEMEKQRQRSKDAHETIDLTVQGSLDSLAEDIHSTEFLGYSEVSSTSRVEVLLVEGQPVEAAEAGSPVQVVLDQTPFYAESGGQVGDRGYLSGQDWVIRVEDVQKDGDFFVHYGRVERGTIKKGDAVTAQIDRACRRRVQANHTATHLLQAALKKLVDDGISQAGSLVTFDRLRFDFNCPRALTPEEVQQVEEQVNTWVAEGHQADVAVMPIDDAKARGAIAMFGEKYSSEVRVIDFPGVSMELCGGTHVTNTAEIGLFKIISESGVAAGVRRIEAVAGPAVLEYLNLRDSVVRDLSDRFKAKPEELPERVTNLQNELKAVQKERDGLKSELAVLKSDQLLNQAEAVGSLKILVADLPGVDPESLKTAAERLLQKLGEGAVVLGSVPEEGKVSLVAAFSPAVIAQKLQAGKFIGGIAKICGGGGGGRPNLAQAGGRDAAKLPEALESAKQQLLEALS, encoded by the coding sequence ATGTCTAAGCCTCAGTCCCAACCCCAAACTGCTACCAGCGGAGCCGCTATCCGCCAAACATTCCTAGAGTTTTATGCGGCCCGGGGACATCAGATTTTGCCCAGCGCCTCCCTGGTGCCGGAAGATCCGACTGTGCTGCTGACAATTGCAGGCATGCTGCCGTTTAAGCCGATCTTTTTGGGGCAGCGGCAGGCAGAGGTTCCTCGGGCCACGACTTCCCAGAAATGTATTCGCACCAACGATATCGAGAACGTAGGCCGCACCGCCCGGCACCATACCTTCTTTGAAATGCTGGGCAACTTTAGCTTTGGCGACTACTTCAAAGAAAAAGCGATCGCATGGGCCTGGGAACTGTCTACCCAAGTTTTTCGGCTACCGCCAGAGCAGCTAGTGGTCAGCGTTTTTCGCGAAGACGACGAAGCCTTTGCCATTTGGCGCGACCAGATCGGCATTCCGGCTCACCGCATCCAGCGCATGGACGAAGCCGATAACTTTTGGACCTCAGGCCCGACGGGGCCCTGTGGCCCCTGCTCTGAGATTTATTACGACTTTCACCCCGAACTGGGCGACGACTCGATTGATTTAGAGGACGACACGCGCTTCATCGAGTTCTACAACCTGGTGTTTATGCAGTACAACCGGGATGCTGAAGGCACCCTAACGCCGCTGCAAAACCAGAATATTGACACCGGGCTAGGGCTAGAGCGCATGGCCCAGATTTTGCAGAAGGTGCCCAACAACTACGAAACCGACCTGATCTTTCCGATCATTGAAACAGCGGCAAAACTTGCTGGGATCACCTACGCCGACTGCGATGAGAGAACCCAGGTTTCGCTCAAGGTGATTGGCGACCACGTGCGGGCGGTGGTGCACATGATTGCCGACAACATTACAGCCTCTAACGTGGGCCGGGGCTATGTGCTGCGGCGGCTGATCCGGCGGGTGGTGCGCCACGGCAGGCTAATCGGTATTGAGGGCGCTTTTGTCAGTCAGGTGGCTGAAACCGCGATGCAGCTCTCAGAAGCGGTCTATCCCAATGTGCGGCAGCGAGAAGCCAACATCAAGGCTGAACTGGATCGAGAAGAGGCTCGCTTCTTAGAAACGCTAGAGCGCGGCGAAAAGCTGCTGGCAGAAGTGCTGCAGCGCGAAAGCCAGTCTGCCGCGAAGCAAATTTCTGGGGCCGATGCCTTTGTCCTCTACGACACCTACGGCTTTCCGCTGGAGTTGACCCAAGAGATTGCCGAGGAACAGGGCCTGAGCGTTGACCTCTCAGGCTTTGAAGCCGAGATGGAGAAGCAGCGGCAGCGCTCTAAAGACGCCCACGAAACCATTGATCTAACGGTGCAGGGCAGCCTTGATAGCCTGGCCGAAGACATCCATTCGACCGAGTTTTTAGGCTACTCCGAGGTGTCGAGCACCAGTCGGGTCGAGGTGCTGCTGGTAGAAGGGCAGCCGGTTGAAGCTGCAGAAGCAGGCAGCCCGGTTCAGGTGGTGCTAGATCAGACGCCCTTTTATGCTGAGTCGGGCGGGCAGGTGGGCGATCGCGGCTATCTGTCGGGCCAAGACTGGGTGATTCGCGTTGAGGATGTGCAGAAGGACGGCGACTTCTTTGTCCACTATGGCCGGGTGGAGCGGGGCACGATTAAAAAGGGTGACGCGGTCACGGCGCAGATTGATCGGGCCTGTCGTCGCCGCGTTCAGGCTAACCATACTGCCACTCACCTGCTACAGGCAGCGCTGAAAAAGCTGGTTGATGACGGCATTTCTCAGGCTGGCTCTTTGGTGACCTTTGACCGCCTGCGGTTTGACTTCAACTGTCCTCGCGCCCTCACGCCCGAGGAAGTGCAGCAGGTAGAGGAGCAGGTGAATACCTGGGTTGCAGAAGGGCACCAGGCGGATGTGGCAGTCATGCCGATTGATGATGCTAAGGCTCGCGGCGCGATCGCAATGTTTGGCGAGAAATACAGCAGCGAAGTGCGGGTGATTGACTTCCCTGGCGTCTCGATGGAGCTGTGCGGCGGCACCCACGTTACCAATACCGCTGAGATTGGTCTGTTTAAGATCATCTCTGAGTCGGGCGTGGCGGCAGGCGTGCGGCGGATCGAGGCAGTGGCAGGCCCAGCCGTGTTGGAGTACTTGAACCTGCGCGATAGCGTGGTGCGCGACCTGAGCGATCGCTTCAAAGCCAAGCCGGAGGAGCTGCCCGAGCGGGTCACCAACCTGCAAAACGAGTTGAAAGCAGTTCAGAAGGAGCGAGATGGGCTGAAGTCTGAGTTGGCGGTGCTTAAGTCAGACCAGCTCCTGAATCAGGCAGAGGCCGTTGGCAGTCTGAAGATTTTGGTGGCTGACCTGCCTGGCGTTGATCCTGAGTCTTTAAAAACGGCAGCCGAGCGACTGCTGCAAAAACTGGGGGAAGGAGCCGTCGTGCTGGGTTCTGTGCCTGAAGAGGGCAAGGTTAGCCTAGTAGCCGCCTTTAGCCCTGCGGTGATTGCTCAAAAGCTACAGGCCGGTAAGTTCATTGGCGGCATCGCCAAGATCTGCGGCGGCGGCGGCGGTGGTCGGCCCAACCTAGCCCAGGCTGGAGGCCGAGATGCGGCCAAGCTGCCAGAGGCCTTAGAGAGCGCTAAACAACAGCTGCTCGAAGCCCTGAGCTAA